In Exiguobacterium sp. 9-2, the genomic window CGATCTCTTTGAGGCGCGCGACGTCATCAACGGTCGTCACACCACCAGAAGCGATCAATTCGACCCCTTCCCGCTTCAAACGATCGAGTCCATCAACGTCCGGTCCCATCATCATTCCGTCACGCGAAATGTCTGTATACAGGAACGTCTTGATGCCTTTTCCGATCAAGTGCGTCATCGCCTCTTCGAGCGTCCAACCGCTCGCTTCGAGCCAGCCGCGTGTCTGGACGATGCCTTCTTTTGCATCTAACGCAACAGCCAGTTTATCACCAGCGAGAGCAATCATCTGCTCGAGTAACGCTTCGTCTTCTAGGGCAACCGTGCCGACGAGAATCCGGTCGATTCCGGCACCGACGTACGCTTCGACGGTCTCGATGTTACGGACACCACCACCAGCTTCGACGAACAAACCGGTCTCCTTTTTGATGTCGGCAATCAAGCTCAAGTGCAACGGTTCGCCGGCTTTCGCGCCATCAAGATCGATCAAGTGGATCGCTGTCGCCCCATCTTCCTTGAAGCGCTTCGCAATCGTCAACGCATCACCGAAGAATGTCTGTTGGTCAAAATCTCCTTGCTTCAGGCGTACGGCCTGTCCGCTCATTAAATCGATTGCTGGGTAGAGTTGCATGTCGTCTCTCTCCATTCCTTCAGTAGTTTCAATCCGACTTCGCCACTCTTTTCCGGGTGGAACTGCATCCCCGTGACTTGTCCTTTTTGGACGATTGCTGGGACGAGACGTCCGTATTCGACCGAATCGACGATCCATTCTGGATCACAGACGGCACCGTACGAGTGGACGAAATAGACCGCTTCGCCGTGGTTCGTCAGCTGGTGCCAGCCCATGTGTGGCAAGCGGACGTCGCTCGGTAGTTTTTCGATCGTTCCCGGTAAAATTCCGAGTCCTTCTGTCAGTCCATCTTCGTCACTCGATTCAAAGAGCAGTTGCATCCCGAGGCAAATCCCGAGGAACGGTTTCTTTTCCGCTTGTTCTTTTAAGAAGTCGACGAGTCCCGTTTCCTTCAGGCGCTCCATTGCCGGTGCATAAGCACCGACACCCGGTAAGACGAGTGCTTCCGCTTGGTCGAGCAACTCCGTGTCACTCGTGACGATGACTGCTTCGCCGAGCTCCTTTAACGCCCGCTCGACATTCGCGATATTCCCGACGCCATAATCGACGATTGCTATCATTGATCAATCAACCCTTTCGTAGACGGTACCCCTTCGCTCGTCACGGCGACTGCCTGACGGACGGCTCGACCGAGTGCTTTGAACAACCCTTCGATCATGTGGTGTGTGTTCGAGCCATATAAGACTTCGGCATGAATCGTCATCCGGGCACTCCGTGATAAGCCTTGGAAGAACTCTTCTGCGAGTTCCGTATCAAAGTCACCGAGCTTCGGATTCTTGAAACTAGCACGGAAGACCGTGAACGGACGACCGCTGAAATCGAGCACGACCGACGCGAGTGTCTCATCCATCGGTACACGCGATTCACCGTAGCGTTCAATCCCGGCTTTATC contains:
- the hisB gene encoding imidazoleglycerol-phosphate dehydratase HisB translates to MRRGASERVSAESDIKVEVDLAGGPVEIKTGVGFFDHMLTLFAFQARIGLKVTAKGDTWIDAHHTVEDTAIVLGAALTEALGDKAGIERYGESRVPMDETLASVVLDFSGRPFTVFRASFKNPKLGDFDTELAEEFFQGLSRSARMTIHAEVLYGSNTHHMIEGLFKALGRAVRQAVAVTSEGVPSTKGLIDQ
- the hisH gene encoding imidazole glycerol phosphate synthase subunit HisH, which encodes MIAIVDYGVGNIANVERALKELGEAVIVTSDTELLDQAEALVLPGVGAYAPAMERLKETGLVDFLKEQAEKKPFLGICLGMQLLFESSDEDGLTEGLGILPGTIEKLPSDVRLPHMGWHQLTNHGEAVYFVHSYGAVCDPEWIVDSVEYGRLVPAIVQKGQVTGMQFHPEKSGEVGLKLLKEWRETTCNSTQQSI
- the hisA gene encoding 1-(5-phosphoribosyl)-5-[(5-phosphoribosylamino)methylideneamino]imidazole-4-carboxamide isomerase is translated as MQLYPAIDLMSGQAVRLKQGDFDQQTFFGDALTIAKRFKEDGATAIHLIDLDGAKAGEPLHLSLIADIKKETGLFVEAGGGVRNIETVEAYVGAGIDRILVGTVALEDEALLEQMIALAGDKLAVALDAKEGIVQTRGWLEASGWTLEEAMTHLIGKGIKTFLYTDISRDGMMMGPDVDGLDRLKREGVELIASGGVTTVDDVARLKEIGMDGAVVGRALLDGSLALKEVLRVC